From Acanthopagrus latus isolate v.2019 chromosome 22, fAcaLat1.1, whole genome shotgun sequence, the proteins below share one genomic window:
- the tube1 gene encoding tubulin epsilon chain isoform X1, whose product MTQSVVVQVGQCGNQIGCRFWDLALREHAHVNKRGLYDEALSSFFQNVDSRKNEGVTCGVGGRIQHLKARAVLVDMEEGVVNEILQGPLREVFDSGQLLTDVSGSGNNWAIGHMTYGSAYREQIVDKLRKAAEHCDCLQCFFLIHSMGGGTGSGLGTRVLGLLEEEFPEVCRIVTSIYPSAEDDVITSPYNSVLAMSALTEHADCVLPVENQSLVDIVNKIKRMSHCGKLGSVIKTDSTIISGQGGSSGSEKPFDSMNNIVANLLLNITSSARFEGSLNMDLNEIAMNLVPFPRLHYLVPSLTPLYPLADVSVPTRRLDQMFSDAFSKDHQLIRGDPKHSLYLACALMLRGNVQMSDLRRNIERLKLSLPFVSWNQEGWKTGLCSVPPVGHSHFLLALANNTCVKATFMELRERFTKLYRKKAHLHHYLHVEGMEQNMFSEAISSLSSLIEEYNHLDGTKGRLMPDAHRLSIAR is encoded by the exons ATGACGCAGTCAGTTGTTGTCCAAG ttgggCAATGTGGCAACCAAATTGGCTGCAGGTTTTGGGATCTTGCTTTGAGAGAACATGCTCATGTCAATAAA AGAGGATTGTATGATGAGGCCCTCAGTAGCTTTTTCCAAAATGTGGACTCCAG GAAAAATGAGGGGGTAACCTGTGGCGTCGGTGGCAGAATCCAACATCTGAAAGCCAGG GCGGTGCTTGTGGACATGGAGGAGGGTGTGGTCAACGAGATCCTGCAGGGCCCATTGAGAGAAGTGTTCGACAGTGGTCAGCTCCTCACAGACGTGTCAGGTTCAGGCAACAACTG GGCAATTGGACACATGACGTATGGTTCAGCCTACAGGGAACAAATAGTGGATAAGCTGAGGAAGGCAGCAGAACACTGCGACTGTCTGCAGTGCTTCTTCCTCATTCACTCTATGGGAGGAG GTACGGGCTCTGGCTTGGGGACCAGAGTGCTGGGCCTACTGGAGGAGGAGTTCCCTGAGGTGTGCCGAATTGTCACCTCCATCTATCCGTCTGCGGAGGATGACGTCATCACATCTCCCTATAACAGTGTCCTGGCCATGAGTGCCCTCACAGAGCACGCTGACTGTGTGTTGCCTGTTGAAAACCAG TCGTTGGTCGACATTGTGAACAAGATCAAACGTATGTCTCACTGTGGAAAGCTAGGGTCAGTGATCAAGACAGACAGCACCATCATCTCTGGGCAGGGTGGCTCCAGTGGGTCAGAGAAGCCCTTTGATTCCATGAATAACATTGTGGCTAACCTGTTGCTGAATATTACCAG CTCAGCTCGTTTTGAGGGATCTCTCAACATGGATCTGAATGAGATCGCCATGAACCTGGTTCCCTTCCCTCGTTTACACTACCTCGTTCCAAGTCTCACCCCTCTATACCCGCTGGCAGACGTCAGTGTTCCAACCAGAAG ACTGGATCAGATGTTCAGTGATGCCTTTAGTAAAGACCACCAGCTCATACGAGGTGATCCAAAGCACAGCCTCTACCTGGCCTGTGCCCTCATGCTTAGGGGCAATGTGCAGATGTCAGACCTCCGCAGGAACATCGAGAG ACTGAAGCTGTCGCTGCCCTTTGTTTCGTGGAACCAGGAAGGCTGGAAGACAGGCCTGTGCTCAGTGCCTCCTGTGGGTCACTCCCATTTCCTGTTAGCCCTGGCCAACAACACCTGTGTGAAGGCCACATTCATGGAGCTGAGAGAACGCTTCACTAAACTCTACAGGAAGAAG GCTCACTTACATCACTACCTGCATGTAGAAGGGATGGAGCAGAACATGTTCTCAGAGGCCATTAgctctctcagctctctgaTTGAAGAGTACAACCACCTGGATGGCACAAAGGGAAGACTCATGCCTGATGCACACAGACTCAGCATTGCCAGATGA
- the tube1 gene encoding tubulin epsilon chain isoform X2 — protein sequence MLMSIKKNEGVTCGVGGRIQHLKARAVLVDMEEGVVNEILQGPLREVFDSGQLLTDVSGSGNNWAIGHMTYGSAYREQIVDKLRKAAEHCDCLQCFFLIHSMGGGTGSGLGTRVLGLLEEEFPEVCRIVTSIYPSAEDDVITSPYNSVLAMSALTEHADCVLPVENQSLVDIVNKIKRMSHCGKLGSVIKTDSTIISGQGGSSGSEKPFDSMNNIVANLLLNITSSARFEGSLNMDLNEIAMNLVPFPRLHYLVPSLTPLYPLADVSVPTRRLDQMFSDAFSKDHQLIRGDPKHSLYLACALMLRGNVQMSDLRRNIERLKLSLPFVSWNQEGWKTGLCSVPPVGHSHFLLALANNTCVKATFMELRERFTKLYRKKAHLHHYLHVEGMEQNMFSEAISSLSSLIEEYNHLDGTKGRLMPDAHRLSIAR from the exons ATGCTCATGTCAATAAA GAAAAATGAGGGGGTAACCTGTGGCGTCGGTGGCAGAATCCAACATCTGAAAGCCAGG GCGGTGCTTGTGGACATGGAGGAGGGTGTGGTCAACGAGATCCTGCAGGGCCCATTGAGAGAAGTGTTCGACAGTGGTCAGCTCCTCACAGACGTGTCAGGTTCAGGCAACAACTG GGCAATTGGACACATGACGTATGGTTCAGCCTACAGGGAACAAATAGTGGATAAGCTGAGGAAGGCAGCAGAACACTGCGACTGTCTGCAGTGCTTCTTCCTCATTCACTCTATGGGAGGAG GTACGGGCTCTGGCTTGGGGACCAGAGTGCTGGGCCTACTGGAGGAGGAGTTCCCTGAGGTGTGCCGAATTGTCACCTCCATCTATCCGTCTGCGGAGGATGACGTCATCACATCTCCCTATAACAGTGTCCTGGCCATGAGTGCCCTCACAGAGCACGCTGACTGTGTGTTGCCTGTTGAAAACCAG TCGTTGGTCGACATTGTGAACAAGATCAAACGTATGTCTCACTGTGGAAAGCTAGGGTCAGTGATCAAGACAGACAGCACCATCATCTCTGGGCAGGGTGGCTCCAGTGGGTCAGAGAAGCCCTTTGATTCCATGAATAACATTGTGGCTAACCTGTTGCTGAATATTACCAG CTCAGCTCGTTTTGAGGGATCTCTCAACATGGATCTGAATGAGATCGCCATGAACCTGGTTCCCTTCCCTCGTTTACACTACCTCGTTCCAAGTCTCACCCCTCTATACCCGCTGGCAGACGTCAGTGTTCCAACCAGAAG ACTGGATCAGATGTTCAGTGATGCCTTTAGTAAAGACCACCAGCTCATACGAGGTGATCCAAAGCACAGCCTCTACCTGGCCTGTGCCCTCATGCTTAGGGGCAATGTGCAGATGTCAGACCTCCGCAGGAACATCGAGAG ACTGAAGCTGTCGCTGCCCTTTGTTTCGTGGAACCAGGAAGGCTGGAAGACAGGCCTGTGCTCAGTGCCTCCTGTGGGTCACTCCCATTTCCTGTTAGCCCTGGCCAACAACACCTGTGTGAAGGCCACATTCATGGAGCTGAGAGAACGCTTCACTAAACTCTACAGGAAGAAG GCTCACTTACATCACTACCTGCATGTAGAAGGGATGGAGCAGAACATGTTCTCAGAGGCCATTAgctctctcagctctctgaTTGAAGAGTACAACCACCTGGATGGCACAAAGGGAAGACTCATGCCTGATGCACACAGACTCAGCATTGCCAGATGA